Proteins found in one Cheilinus undulatus linkage group 9, ASM1832078v1, whole genome shotgun sequence genomic segment:
- the lysmd4 gene encoding lysM and putative peptidoglycan-binding domain-containing protein 4, with translation MRRGEHVARAFQAPVDVHASADGQVYMFRRMPNESAASSDDEELIVTEMRPRVFREQDQDSQRNIQLLEREVSDGDNLNKLALQYGCKVADIKRINNLMQEQDLFGLKSIKIPVQKHSFLTEGYADLTEPHEESPHSSATPVRSQDRGRAQPHLQEATDFLMEVDQDIERLIQTTNDQDDDFLENRGRFGFKGRGLTWHGADWGIQWWNAVVAMLLIGIVLPLFYVIYFKTKDNGVVSPTDGSGATQAPGNSSNISGLGLALRGDG, from the exons ATGCGGCGGGGGGAGCACGTTGCAAGGGCTTTCCAGGCCCCTGTGGATGTCCATGCTAGTGCGGATGGCCAGGTTTACATGTTCAGAAGGATGCCGAATGAGTCCGCTGCTTCTTCAGATGATGAGGAGCTTATCGTCACAGAGATGAGGCCTCGAGTGTTCAGAGAGCAAGACCAGGACAGTCAGAGGAACATCCAGCTGCTTGAACGGGAGGTGTCAGACGGTGACAACCTCAACAAGCTTGCACTGCAATATGGCTGCAAG GTAGCAGATATAAAGCGGATTAACAACCTTATGCAGGAACAAGATCTATTTGGACTGAAATCTATCAAAATACCTGTTCAGAAACACAGCTTTTTAACAGAGGGTTACGCAGATCTCACTGAACCTCATGAAGAAAGTCCACATTCATCTGCCACACCGGTGAGGTCTCAAGACAGAGGAAGAGCCCAGCCACATCTTCAGGAGGCCACAGACTTTCTAATGGAGGTGGACCAGGACATTGAGAGACTGATTCAGACGACAAATGATCAAGATGACGATTTCTTGGAGAACAGAGGGAGGTTTGGGTTTAAAGGACGGGGTCTGACCTGGCACGGTGCGGACTGGGGAATCCAGTGGTGGAACGCTGTGGTGGCCATGCTCCTCATAGGCATCGTCCTgcctttattttatgttatttatttcaaaacaaaagataaTGGTGTAGTTTCACCAACAGATGGCAGTGGAGCTACACAGGCTCCAGGCAACTCTTCTAACATCTCAGGACTAGGCCTTGCTTTAAGAGGAGATGGATAG